A stretch of Bifidobacterium sp. ESL0704 DNA encodes these proteins:
- the fmt gene encoding methionyl-tRNA formyltransferase, translating to MLKVLFAGTPEVAVPALRRLAGDHEHFEVVAVLTRPDAPQGRGRKLTPSPVKEAALDFDIPVLECDPKEPTFVAELKATGAEAGAVVAYGKILKEDVLGALPMGWYNLHFSLLPQWRGAAPVQRSVWSGDTITGATVFKLTRGMDTGPILAQSTCEIGAHDTSGDVLSRLAEDGSYLLASALTAMAEGRIVLQEQPQGAYEVAKKITHEDARIRFDVPVFAVDRQIRACTPEPGAWCMLHPHGAGDGLQRSVRADAAEASSNAERDMGDAEPFHVLKAHPADTNDPQIPTDLKPGMLASSKKHVWIGTASAPLELEEVKAQGKKAMRAADWARGARLSAGACVD from the coding sequence ATGTTGAAAGTATTGTTTGCCGGAACGCCGGAAGTCGCGGTTCCCGCGTTGCGTCGATTGGCGGGAGACCACGAGCATTTCGAGGTGGTCGCCGTGCTCACCAGGCCGGATGCGCCTCAAGGCCGTGGGCGGAAGCTCACACCGAGCCCGGTCAAGGAAGCGGCGCTGGATTTCGATATCCCCGTTTTGGAATGTGACCCGAAGGAGCCGACCTTCGTCGCCGAGCTCAAAGCCACCGGTGCCGAAGCCGGGGCGGTGGTCGCTTACGGCAAAATCCTCAAGGAAGACGTGCTGGGCGCACTGCCGATGGGTTGGTACAACCTGCATTTCTCATTGTTGCCGCAGTGGCGTGGAGCCGCGCCGGTGCAGCGATCGGTATGGAGCGGCGACACCATCACCGGAGCCACCGTTTTCAAACTCACCCGCGGCATGGACACCGGCCCGATTCTGGCGCAGTCGACGTGCGAGATCGGCGCGCACGACACTTCCGGAGATGTCCTTTCCCGCCTGGCCGAAGACGGTTCTTACCTGCTCGCCTCGGCATTGACCGCCATGGCCGAAGGGCGTATCGTCCTTCAGGAGCAGCCTCAGGGTGCTTATGAGGTCGCAAAGAAAATCACGCATGAGGATGCACGTATCCGCTTCGATGTGCCGGTGTTTGCCGTCGACCGGCAGATCCGTGCCTGCACTCCCGAGCCGGGGGCATGGTGCATGCTGCATCCGCACGGTGCGGGTGATGGTTTGCAACGCTCTGTGCGAGCTGACGCAGCTGAGGCCTCTTCGAATGCTGAACGTGACATGGGCGATGCCGAGCCGTTCCATGTCCTGAAGGCCCATCCGGCCGACACCAATGATCCCCAAATTCCGACCGATCTGAAACCGGGTATGCTGGCAAGCTCCAAAAAGCATGTTTGGATAGGCACAGCCAGCGCCCCTCTCGAGCTCGAGGAAGTCAAGGCGCAGGGCAAGAAAGCCATGCGTGCGGCCGATTGGGCCCGAGGTGCGCGCTTGTCTGCCGGCGCCTGTGTGGATTGA
- the dop gene encoding depupylase/deamidase Dop, giving the protein MSVRRMMGTETEYAVSDMGSDHANPVRLSFDVVSGAANPQTQHIRWDYRQEDPLNDARGTRLPRAAARPDMLTDEPQRQIVNVIAPNGGRVYVDHAHPEYSAPETMDPFEAVCYDHAGDLIMFQATQKVNERNGSHIVLHRNNVDGKGASWGTHENYMMLRRVPFGKVAALMVLHFISRQIYTGSGRVGIGEKSEEAGYQLSQRADYVHSIIGLQTTFDRPIVNARDESHVTGDYRRLHVIVGDANRMDMPQVLKLGTTSMLLWLLEQADGEHSALDLDDLLAELQLVDPVEAMHAVSHDLTLSVPLPLEQGGSATAWQIQIRLFSAVCAQGAATYGSDTRGEPLWPDEPTKRIMTMWRQALMDVAAVRHASDDERLKMSDEGSRLEWLLKWQLLERLRRKAGIGWSNTKLAALDLSWAALDPARSVFARLESQTQRMTLNQNDDQNQADVQVQRAASNPPEDTRAWLRAEIIRRFPQDVIAVSWSHLTVSNNDKGASVSPAQYTTDGEGNRMAQTSPHLFSLDISDSTRWSKTSCEQSLAYSESHHESAAQTLQRLADKCEQHK; this is encoded by the coding sequence ATGAGCGTACGCAGAATGATGGGAACCGAGACGGAATATGCCGTTTCGGATATGGGAAGCGACCACGCCAATCCAGTCCGGCTTTCGTTCGACGTGGTCAGCGGTGCCGCGAATCCGCAGACACAGCATATCCGCTGGGATTACCGGCAGGAAGACCCGTTGAACGACGCCCGTGGCACCCGTCTGCCCCGTGCCGCCGCACGCCCCGACATGCTCACCGACGAGCCACAACGGCAGATTGTCAATGTCATCGCGCCCAACGGCGGCCGTGTCTATGTCGATCACGCCCATCCGGAATATTCGGCTCCGGAAACCATGGATCCCTTCGAAGCGGTGTGCTACGATCACGCCGGTGACCTGATCATGTTCCAGGCGACGCAGAAAGTCAATGAGCGCAACGGTTCCCATATCGTTCTGCATCGCAACAACGTTGACGGTAAAGGTGCCAGCTGGGGTACGCACGAGAACTATATGATGCTGCGTCGCGTCCCGTTTGGCAAGGTCGCGGCCTTGATGGTCCTCCATTTCATCTCACGGCAGATCTACACCGGCTCCGGTCGTGTCGGCATCGGCGAGAAAAGCGAGGAAGCCGGCTATCAGTTGAGCCAGCGTGCCGATTACGTTCATTCCATTATCGGCTTGCAGACCACCTTCGACCGTCCGATCGTCAACGCCCGCGACGAGTCCCATGTCACCGGCGATTACCGTCGCCTGCACGTCATCGTCGGCGACGCCAACCGCATGGACATGCCACAAGTGCTGAAGCTCGGCACGACGAGCATGCTGCTGTGGCTGCTTGAACAGGCCGATGGCGAACATTCGGCTCTCGACCTTGATGATCTACTGGCCGAACTTCAATTGGTCGATCCGGTGGAAGCGATGCACGCCGTCTCACATGATTTGACGCTTTCTGTCCCACTGCCGCTTGAACAGGGCGGCAGTGCCACTGCCTGGCAGATTCAGATACGTCTTTTTTCAGCTGTTTGTGCCCAGGGCGCGGCAACGTACGGTAGCGACACCAGGGGAGAACCGCTATGGCCGGACGAACCGACGAAACGGATTATGACGATGTGGCGGCAGGCATTGATGGATGTGGCCGCTGTGCGCCATGCCAGCGATGACGAACGTCTGAAGATGAGCGATGAAGGCTCGCGTCTGGAATGGCTGCTCAAATGGCAATTGTTGGAGCGTTTGCGGCGCAAGGCAGGTATCGGCTGGTCCAATACGAAGCTGGCGGCCCTCGACCTGAGTTGGGCGGCCCTCGATCCGGCTCGTTCGGTTTTCGCTCGTCTCGAATCCCAGACGCAACGAATGACGCTGAATCAAAACGATGACCAGAATCAGGCCGATGTACAGGTCCAGCGTGCTGCCTCGAATCCGCCTGAAGACACCCGTGCATGGTTACGAGCCGAAATTATCCGGCGTTTTCCGCAGGATGTCATCGCCGTTTCGTGGTCACATCTCACCGTCTCGAACAACGATAAAGGTGCTTCTGTTTCACCGGCTCAATACACCACCGACGGCGAAGGCAACCGGATGGCCCAGACGTCCCCTCATCTCTTCTCTCTCGATATTTCCGATTCGACACGTTGGTCCAAGACCAGCTGCGAGCAGTCGTTGGCCTATTCCGAGTCTCATCATGAGTCCGCAGCCCAGACCCTGCAACGTTTGGCTGACAAATGTGAACAGCACAAGTGA
- the arc gene encoding proteasome ATPase gives MSDGEQGDSAQVSGKNGAEDSSNASNTASAEVRERSDSHTGHGETFDDLAHENDNLRAKNHALAVALTRAGKELQKAKSQIGMMAMPPLNFATMVRVDSCSTDEQGVQHAKAEVLSGNRRLIVPVASNVSASRLVGGRTVLLNENMVLVEQRGLEISGSVRTVRQVLDDGRLMVTDESGNATLIERASALADVSIEPSTRLLVDGMARMALEVLPAQNTNDLVLEAIPDATFDDIGGLDSQIERIKDAVELPFLHRKLFERYDLRAPKGVLLYGPPGNGKTLIAKAVANALSGGDASRGVFLSVKGPELLNKYVGESERLIRLIFKRARTRAAEGKPVIVFIDEMDSLLRTRGSGVSSDVETTIVPQFLAELDGVESLDNVMVIGASNRVDMIDPAVLRPGRLDVKIRIERPDKSAATQIVSHYLTDNLPYEAGQSAETLNKVLVDSAYDDGPRRHICDVCDDQGRWTRVTLADVMSGASLKNIVDRVKTHAVKDSITLGRPMEIGADAVLRAVDDEFDETGDSVMDSDPVQWSKINGIAGGHAVRIRPAQ, from the coding sequence ATGAGTGACGGCGAACAAGGCGACAGCGCACAAGTGTCCGGTAAAAACGGAGCAGAAGATTCCTCAAATGCAAGTAACACGGCTAGTGCAGAAGTGAGAGAACGTTCCGATTCGCATACCGGTCACGGCGAAACCTTCGACGACCTCGCCCACGAAAACGACAATCTGAGGGCCAAGAACCACGCACTCGCTGTTGCTCTGACCAGAGCCGGCAAGGAGCTGCAGAAGGCGAAATCCCAGATCGGGATGATGGCCATGCCTCCACTGAACTTCGCCACGATGGTGCGGGTGGATTCGTGCAGCACCGACGAGCAAGGCGTTCAACACGCCAAGGCCGAAGTATTATCGGGCAACCGCAGGCTTATCGTGCCGGTGGCCTCCAACGTGTCCGCCTCGCGATTGGTGGGCGGCCGAACCGTGCTCTTGAACGAAAACATGGTCCTAGTCGAACAGCGTGGACTTGAGATTTCCGGGTCTGTGCGCACGGTTCGTCAGGTGTTGGATGACGGACGGCTGATGGTCACCGACGAATCAGGCAATGCAACGCTGATCGAGCGGGCGAGTGCGCTCGCGGATGTGTCCATCGAACCATCGACCCGTCTGCTGGTCGATGGCATGGCGCGGATGGCGCTGGAGGTCCTGCCCGCACAGAACACCAACGATCTGGTGCTCGAAGCGATCCCCGACGCTACCTTCGACGACATCGGCGGGCTTGATTCGCAGATCGAGCGTATCAAAGATGCCGTCGAACTGCCGTTCCTGCACCGCAAGCTTTTTGAACGCTATGATCTGCGGGCGCCCAAGGGCGTGCTGCTTTACGGCCCTCCCGGCAATGGCAAGACGTTGATTGCCAAGGCCGTGGCCAATGCCCTGTCCGGTGGAGACGCCAGCCGTGGCGTGTTCCTTTCAGTCAAGGGGCCGGAACTGCTGAACAAGTACGTGGGGGAGTCGGAGCGCCTCATTCGTCTGATCTTCAAGAGGGCGCGCACGCGTGCGGCCGAAGGCAAACCGGTCATCGTCTTCATCGATGAGATGGATTCGCTGCTGCGCACTCGTGGCTCGGGTGTTTCCAGCGATGTGGAGACCACCATCGTCCCGCAGTTCCTGGCAGAGCTTGACGGTGTGGAAAGCCTCGACAACGTCATGGTCATCGGCGCCTCGAACCGCGTCGATATGATCGATCCCGCCGTGCTGCGGCCCGGGCGTCTTGACGTCAAGATTCGCATCGAGCGCCCGGACAAGTCGGCGGCGACACAGATCGTATCGCATTATCTTACCGATAACCTGCCATACGAGGCCGGTCAGAGTGCGGAAACATTGAACAAGGTCTTGGTGGACAGTGCCTATGATGACGGTCCGCGACGCCATATCTGCGACGTGTGCGACGATCAGGGACGCTGGACACGGGTGACTTTGGCCGATGTGATGAGCGGGGCGAGCCTCAAAAACATCGTCGACCGCGTCAAGACACATGCTGTCAAGGATTCGATCACGCTGGGCCGTCCGATGGAAATCGGCGCTGATGCAGTGCTTCGTGCGGTCGATGACGAATTCGATGAGACCGGTGATTCGGTGATGGACTCTGATCCGGTGCAATGGTCCAAGATCAACGGCATCGCCGGTGGCCATGCGGTGCGTATTCGGCCTGCGCAGTGA
- a CDS encoding aldo/keto reductase codes for MRQINIAGQSVPAVGIGTWHMGNEPERHDEEIAAIRAGIEAGARAVDTAEVYGTGKSETLVGEALQPFNRDDIFLISKVKPDNASKAAMEQHLDASLKRLRTDHLDLYLYHWRGGSIPLRETVAELDRLRETGKIRAWGVSNFDIPDMQELMALPAGGNVAANEDLYNIESRGIEYDLLPWQRERHIPLIAYSPVGGLSNNLHTSMLTDPAVCKVAARHGVSTYELLIAWTVRDGNTLAIPQTSNPEHMRANIAAADIELTQEDLAELDERYPAPTHRIPLDVD; via the coding sequence ATGAGGCAAATCAATATCGCAGGGCAATCGGTGCCGGCGGTCGGCATCGGTACATGGCATATGGGCAACGAGCCGGAACGCCATGACGAGGAGATCGCCGCCATACGTGCAGGTATCGAGGCTGGAGCAAGGGCAGTCGACACCGCAGAAGTGTACGGAACCGGTAAATCCGAAACGCTGGTGGGTGAGGCGTTGCAGCCGTTCAATCGCGACGATATTTTCCTTATCTCGAAAGTGAAGCCGGACAATGCCTCCAAGGCGGCGATGGAACAACATCTTGACGCCAGCCTGAAACGCCTGCGCACCGACCATTTGGACCTGTATCTCTATCATTGGCGTGGCGGCTCGATTCCGCTCAGAGAGACGGTTGCCGAACTTGATCGGCTACGTGAGACCGGCAAGATTCGCGCCTGGGGCGTCTCGAATTTCGACATCCCGGATATGCAGGAACTGATGGCGCTGCCGGCCGGCGGCAACGTCGCGGCCAACGAGGACCTGTACAATATCGAATCACGCGGAATCGAATACGACCTGCTGCCGTGGCAACGTGAACGTCATATCCCGTTGATCGCCTACAGCCCAGTCGGAGGTCTTTCCAACAACCTGCATACCAGCATGCTCACCGATCCCGCGGTTTGTAAGGTGGCCGCAAGGCATGGTGTCTCTACATACGAACTGCTGATTGCATGGACCGTCCGTGACGGCAATACTCTGGCCATTCCGCAGACCTCGAACCCTGAGCATATGCGGGCCAATATCGCCGCAGCCGACATTGAGCTGACCCAAGAGGACCTGGCGGAGCTTGACGAGCGTTATCCGGCGCCGACCCATCGTATCCCGCTTGATGTGGATTGA